The sequence CCGTAGGCCGTCACCATTTCCTTCAGCGTCACCGGGCTGGTTCCCAGCGCGAGCGAAGGCACTTCCTCCAGCTTGCTCTGGCGCACGCCCATCGACTTGGCCAGCGTGGCGACATGCGCCGGCCCGACCTGCTGCATGACCTGGGCGGTGATGGTGTTTTTCGAATACATCAGTCCCTGGCGCAGGCTCATGGTGGCGCCGCTGGGGCCTCCGCCATCGCTCGGCCGCCAGAAAGCCCCGTTGCCCAGCGGAATCTGCACCGCCTGGTCAACAAAGGTATCGGTCGGCCTGGCGCCATCCTCGAACGCGGCGCCGTACACAAAGGGCTTGAAGGTGGAGCCGGGCTGGCGGTGCGCCTGGCTGACATGGTCGAACTGGTCCTGCGTGAAATCGCGGCTGCCAACCCACGCCCTGACCTGCCCGTTGCGCGGGTCCAGCGCCAGGAATCCGGCCTGCAAGCGCGTCTTGTCATCGTGCAGTTTTTGCATGAAATTCGCATCCGCCTGCAGCTGCTGCAGGGCCTGCTCCGGCGTCTGGCCGGCCTCCAACGCGGCCTTGAACTCGGGCGCGGCGCGCACAAAAGCCAGCACCAGGCCCTTTTTGGCCTTCCAGCCGGCGCGCAGCCCCCACTCCGCGCTGGCCTGCTGCTGCAGCCTGTCGGCCTGGCGCGCCACGGCCTTGTTGGCCATGTCCTGCAGACGTGAATCAATCGTGGTGCGCACCACCAGCCCGTCGGCGTAAATGTTGTAGTTGTTGCGGTCGGCCCATTCAATCAGCCAGCGCTTGAGCTGCTGGGCAAAGTGAGGGGCCGGACCCAGCGTTTCGGTCTGCCGCTCGAAATCAATTTTCAGCGGCCTTTTTTGCAATGCGGCCAGCCTTGCTTCAGGCAGCTTGCCGTGCTTGACCATCTGCGACAGCACGGTGTTGCGGCGCTGCACCGAGCGCTCGGGGTTTTGCACCGGGTTGTAGTAGCTCGTGCCCTTGAGCATGCCGACCAGCGTGGCGCTTTCCAGCACGTCGAGCTTGCCGGCCGACTTGTCGAAGTAGGTGCGGGCCGCCATTTCAATGCCGTAGGCGTTGTAGAGAAACGGCACGGTGTTGAGGTAGGTCTCCAGGATCTCGTTCTTGGTATAGACCGACTCGATCTTCAAAGCCGTGATGGCCTCCCTGATCTTGCGCGTCAGCGTCGCCGAGCGGCCGATTTCCTCGGGATACAGGTTGCGCGCCAGCTGCTGCGTGAGGGTCGAGCCGCCCTGCAGGTCGCCCGTGAGGGTATGCAGGAAGGCCGAAGCCGTGCGCTTCAGGTCCATGCCGTGGTGCTGGTAGAAGCGGTGGTCTTCGGTGGCAATCAGCGCATCGATCACCTTGGGCGAAATGCCAGGCAGCTTGACCCAGTCGCGGTTGGCGCGCTTGAACACGGCCAGTTCCTTGCCATCGGACGACAGCACCACCGATGCCTTGTCGGTCTTGGCCTTGCTCAGGTCCGAAATGCTGGGGGTGAACGGAATCTGGATCAGCGTGAACACCAGCAGCAGCGCGGGGACGGCGGCCACGCCCCAGGCGATGTCGCGCCGGGTGAGGCGGCGCAGGCGGCCAGGAACAGCGGCGGCGAATTGCTTGAAGCGGGGCAAGAGCGTTTTCATTGCCGCGATTCTAGGGCGGCACCGCCTGATACATCTCCTGCAACGCAGTTACATGCGTTTTGCCTGAAGTCTTCAGCGAGGCTTGCCGGCGTTCATGAACTGCTCCAGCATCGACATTCCCTGGTTGAGCAGGTCATCGCCGTCGTCGGGCACGCCGCCCTGGGGCGTCAGCTGATTCACCATTTCAGGCAGGATTTGCGCCATGCCGCTGGAAACCTCTTCCTGGCTCACGCCCAGTTGCTGCGACAGGCGCGACAGCTCATCCATGCCGATCACGTCATTCACGGCCTGCGGCGCCAGCGCCTCGTTGGGTCCGGTCGATACCCAGGACGCGGCCTGCTGGCTGTAGCCTTTGTTCTGGAAGCGCTCCAGCACCGCCCCGATGCCGCCATTGCGCTGCACCCACTGCATGGCCAGGGGAAGCAGCAACAGCATCAGGGCGCTGCCCTTGTTGCCCAGGCCCGAACTGCCGCCGCCCAGGCCGCCGCCGGAAGATGCAGTGGACTCGGCAGAACCTCTGTTGCCGCCCAGCATTCCGCCAAGCAAGTCACCCAGACCGCCGCCCAAGCCGCCGCCCATCGGGTTTTGCTGCCCGGACTGCGCATTGCCCAGCACGCTGCCCAATATCTGCCCCAGAAAATCGTTTGCCATTTCGTCCACCATTAAAAGTTCAGAGCCACGAACATAAACCAGGGCGGCGGGCCTGCGCGTAGGCTGATGCCGCATGCCCGTGGGTCTTGCAGGCCTATTTCCGCAAAGGCCATCAAACAGGCTTCTGCACAGTCCGCGCGGGTGGCGGCTTTGCGGCCTTGGTTCTGCATAATCAGTTTCATGAGCCAAGCCCCCAAGCGCATCACCCTCGACGAAGCAGCGGCGCGGCGCATGCTGCTGGCACAAGCGATTGAAACCAGCGATACGCAGGGCAAGCTGCTCAGCCCGGTGGAGCGCGAAGAGATTGACCGCCTGGCCCTGCAGTTCGCCAGCCGGCAATCCAGCGCCAACCCGGTATCGGATGCCAATGTCCAGGCCTTCCTGGACGAACGCGCCCGTCAAGTCCTGGGTGTGGTCGAAAACCGCAACCCCGCGCTGGCGTCGCTGCAGGATCGCAGGCCATGGACGCGCTGGCTGGCCGTGGCCGCGTTCCTGGCGGCTGCCCTGTTTGGCGCGGCCACCGACCGCATCGCCAACCCGCACCGGGTTGACCTGCTGTCGCTGCCGCTGCTGGCCATCGTCGGCTGGAACCTGGCGATTTACTGCGCCCTCATCGCCAGCTATGTCCTGCAGCGGCGCAAGCAGCAACAGCCAAATCAGGAAAGACCTGCGTCCTTCATGCGCTGGGCCAACAGCTGGCGCGGCTGGCAGCGCCGCGCCGGCCAGTTGCGCGCCACGGTCACGGCCGTGTTCACGCGGCAGTGGTACGGCGCGACCGCCGCGCTGCAGACCCAGCGCTGGCGCAAGGTGCTGCACCTGGCCGCAGCCGGCTGGGCCTTTGGCATTGGCCTGTCGCTGTTTGCCCGTGGCCTGGTGGTCGAATACCGCGTCGGCTGGGAAAGCACGTTTTTGAATGCCGACCAGGTGCATGCCGCGCTGCGCGTGCTGCTCATGCCCGCCATGGCGCTGTTCCCGTTCGAGCCCTTCAGCGTTCAAGACATCGCCAGCCTGCAGTTCAGCAACGGCAGCGGCGCCATGGCCGGCGCGCGCTGGGTGTATATCTATGCCACGCTGCTGGCGGTCGTGGTGATCGTGCCGCGCCTGGCGCTGGCCTTGTATGCCCGCTGGCGCGAGCGCGTGCTGTCGCGCCGCGTCGTACTCAGCCTGAGCGATGCCTATTACCAGCGGCTGCTGGGCATGCTGAACCCCACGCGCGTCCAGTTCGGGCTGCTCGCGCTGCGGGACGAAGACCGGCATGCCTTGCTGCGCGCCATGCAGCCGCGCAAACAAACATTTTCTCCGGCTGAAAGCGCGCCCGGCGAATGGCAGCCGCTGATGCGAACCAGCACCGGCGAAGCGCTCTGGATCGCCGACATTCCGCCAGCCAGCCAGCCGCAGCAGCCGCCGCTCCAGCCGCTGAACACATCCCCCAGTTGGGCCGGCCGTGCCTTTGGCCGGCTGATGAAGCCGCGCCCTGCCGAGGCGGCCCGCCCGGTGCCCAGCCCGCAGCAAGCCGCGCATGACGACAGCGATGTCATGCTGATCGTGGTGCAGGGCGCGAGCGACCTTGAAGCGGTCCAGCCGGCGCGCAGCGAAGCGCCCAAGCCCACGCTGCTGCTGGTCAACCCACCCGCCACGGCCGACACCGGCCCCGAAGTCGCCGTTGCGCTGTGCCGCGCCAAGGCGCGCACCCTGGGCCTGCACGCCGAAGTGCTGGGGTTCGAGCAGTTTGCCCACAGCTGGGTGCAAGCCCCGGTCCTGCTCGACGCCCTGGCCCGCTGCATGCCAAGCCATAAAAAAACCGCCTTTGCCAGGCTGAGCGAAGCTTGGCTGCAGCGCAATCAGGCCCTGTTTGCGGAATCCATGCAGGTCATCGCCACACAGCTGCTGGATGCCGCCCGCGAAGTCGAGGAAGCGCGCAGCGCCCTGCCCTACGTCAAGCGACTGATCAGCACGACCGACCGGCAAGCCGATGCGCTGGCCCGAAAAGCCGCGATGGCCACGGTGGTCGAACGCCTGCAGCGCTCGGTTCGCCAGTCGCACGCCAGGCTGCTGCGCCTGCACGGCATCGACGATGCCCAAGGCATGCTGCTGGAGCAGCCGCTGAAGGAAAAGTTTGACGTGCAGGCGCCGATCAACGCAAAAGAGGCCGGCCTGGCGGGCGCAGCCACGGGCGCGGCCTCGGGCGCGTCCATCGACCTGGTGACCGGCGGCCTGACCCTGGGCGCGGCAGCCGCGCTGGGCGCGCTGATCGGCGGCGGCGCCGCGTATGCCGGAGCAGCCTGGAAGAACCGGGCCACCCCCGCCGGCACCACGCTCGTCCAGCTCAGCGACGAGATGCTGCAGGCGATGCTGGCGGCGGCGCTGCTGCGCTACCTGGCGATTGCGGACCTTGAGCGCAGCGCCACGGTTGCCAATGCCGAGTCGGGCGAAACAGCCGTTTTATGGGAAAGCCGGGTGGTGGCCGCCGTTGAGGCCAGGAAGGACAGCCTGGCGCGGTTTTGGGCCGAGGCGCGGACGCAGCCGGGACCGGGGCAAACTGCGCAAGCGCTGGGCGACGAACTGCAAAAAATCATGCGGGTGGTGCTGGACGGGTTGTTTTCAGCCAGCCAGAGCCACGGGGCGCTTTGACTTCACGAGGCATCTGGGGATTGAGCGACGACGTGAACCGCCACTTCGGTAAGTTTTTCAAGAAAAACAGGCCTTCCAGCAATACCAGCAAACCTTAATAGCTATCTTTTCAAGAGCATCTGCTCACACCCGCCCATCCCGCCGCCGCAGCACCCAGGCAAAAAACACCCCCTCCACCGCCATCACCCCGCCGCCCAGCGCCACCACGGCGCCGGTTCCGATCCGGTCGATCAGGCTGGCGGCGAGCACCACGCCAATCGACTGGCCCAAAAACAAAAACGATGAAAACAGCGACACCGCCGTGCCGCGCGCATGCGGGGCCATCTGCGTGGCGTTCGCCTGCATGGTGTTGTGAAACATGAAAAAGCCGAACCCGGCCAGCAGGCTCGCCGGAAGCGCCGGCCCCCAGTGCGGGGTGTAGGCCAGCACCAAGGCGCACACGCCCACGATGGCCCCGCCGATCAGCACCAGCCCCTGCTGGCCAAAGCGGCGAATCAGGTGGCGGCCGACAGCCATGTAGAGCATGCCGCCCAACCCGAACAGCGCCACGATGGCGCCCGCCATCGACAGCGACAGGCCGAGCGAGCGGTGCAGGTGCGATGCCCAGATGGCCAGCACGCCGAAACCGGCCGCGCCTTCGACCAGCGCCATCAGCAAGATGACGCGCGACCAGGGGCCGGTGACGATGAGCAGGGCCTGCCTGGCAAACCCATGGCGCACCACCGGCTGGCCGTGAGCCACGGCCTTCGCGGGCCTGGCCTGCTGCCGGCGCAGGTCAGCATGCATCAGCGCGCCGACCACGCCGAACAGCAGCGTCATGAAGACAAACGCCCAGCGCCAGCCCAGCGCATCGGTCAGCAAGCCGCCGGCCAGCTGACCGCCGACGATGCCCAGCGTGCTGCCCAGCCCGGTGCGGGTCAGCATTTCCTGGAGCTGGTCGGACGGCACCGAGTCGCCCACCCAGGCCATCGCCAGCGGAATCAGGGCTGCCGCGCCCAGCGCCATCAGCAGGCGCGCAAACACCAGCGCTTCAAGCGTGCCGGCGAACACGGCCAAAATGCTGCCGACGCTGCAGCCCAGCGTGGCAAAGGTGATGACTCGGAACTTGCCCAGCCGGTCGCCCAGCGGTCCGTAAAACAGCTGCGACGCGCCGTAGGTGATGGCAAACACCGACACCACCTGCGCGGCCTGCGCCAGGCTGACCGCGAACACGCGCGACAACTCGGGCAGCATGGCGTCGCAGATGCGCTGCGCCGCCATGCTGGCGAAGGTGCCCAGCGACAGCAGCAAGATGGAGCGGCGCGTGGCCGGGCTGATGCAAGAAGCGGAAATCGCCGAAGCGCTGGTTGACACGAGTGGATCGTCCGGTTGCCGCTGGCGGCTGTTTATGGATGAAAACTTATTGCAGTTGCCTCAGAATCCTGCCGAACAGCCCGTTGACGATGTTCGACAGCGGATCATTGCGCCGCTGCTGGCGCTGCTGCTGCTCCTCGGGCGGTGGCGGAGCCGGCTCGTAGCGGGTGCGCGGAATGTCGAACTCGGCGCGCTCGTCGAGCCAGCGGTTGCGAAACGCCCCCTGGAAAACCTCCCCGACGATGGGCAGCGCGCTGCGGGCGCCCTGCCCCCAGTTGCCCATCGTCACGCTGTTGTCGTTGAAGCCGACCCGGGCGCCGGCCACCAGTTGCGGGTTCATCATGATGAACCAGCCGTCAGTGTTGTCCTGCGTGGTGCCGGTCTTGCCGGCCACGTCGGCCTGGATGCCGTAGCGCTGGCGAATGGCAATGCCGGTGCCCTGGTCGATGACGCCGCGCATCACATCGACCAGCGTCAGCGAGTCGGCGCGCGGCATCGCCGGCTCAGGCTCGGTGACGGCGGCAAATTTCTCGAGGATGTTGCCCTGGTGGTCTTCGACCTGCGCCACCAGCACCGGCAGCATGTAGCGCCCGCCGTTGGCAATCGTGCCGTAGGCCGCGACCATCTCCAGCAGCGTGACCGGGCTGGTGCCCAGCGCCAGCGAAGGCACCAGGTCGAGCTTGCTCTGCCGGATTCCCATGGCTTTTGCCAATTGCCCGACCTTGGCCGGGCCGACCTGTTGCATCAGTTGGGCAGTGATGGTGTTCTTGGAATACACCAGGCCGTCGCGCAAGGTGGTCGGCAGGCCGGTGGGCGGCGTGGCATCCGTGGGCGTCCACACGTCGCCGCCCCCGGATGAAATGGCGACCGGCTGGTCAACCAGGGCGAACGACGGGCTCAGCCCCTGCATGAAGGCCGCGCCATACACGAAGGGCTTGAAGGTCGAGCCCGGCTGGCGGCGCGCCTGGCTCACATGGTCGAACTGCTCGTGGGCAAAATCGCGGCTGCCCACCCAGGCGCGCACGGCGCCGTTGCGCGGGTCCACCGCCAGGAAGCCGACCTGCAGCGCGGCGCGCTCCTGCCCGGCCTTGCGCTGGCCGTCGGCCAGCTTTTGCAGCTGCGCCATCTGCCGCGCCACGGCCTGGTTGGCCAGCTTCTGGATGTTGGCGTCCAGCGTGGTGCGCACCCGCAGGCCGTCGGAATGAATGTTGTAGCCCTTGCTGTCGGCCCAGGTGATCAGCCATTTGCGCAGGTGCTGGGCGACGTGCGGCGCGGCGCCCAGCGGCTCGACCTGGCGCTCGAAATCCAGCCGCAAGGGCCGCTTGGACAGCGCATCCAGCCGGGACGGCTCCAGCTTGCCGCGCTTGGCCATCTGCGCCAGCACCAGGTTGCGGCGCTCCTTGGCGCGCGCCGGATTGAGCACCGGGTTGTAGTAGCTCGTGCCCTTGAGCATGCCGATCAGCGTGGCGCTTTCCAGCACGTCGAGCCGGTCGGCGGACTTGTCGAAATAGGTCTGCGCCGCCATCTCGATGCCGAAGGCGTTGTAGAGAAACGGCACGGTGTTGAGGTAGGTTTCCAGGATCTCGTCCTTGGAATACACCGCCTCGATCTTCAGCGCGGTGATGGCCTCCTTGACCTTGCGCGAAATGGTGGCCGAGCGGCCGATTTCCTCGGGGTACATGTTGCGCGCCAGCTGCTGCGTGATGGTCGAGCCGCCCTGCAGGTCGCCGGTCAGCGTGCTCAGCATGGCGCCGGCGGTGCGGCGAAAGTCGATGCCATGGTGCTGGTAGAAGCGGTGGTCTTCGGTCGAAATCAGCGCGTTGACGACATGCGGCGAGATCTTGTCCAGCGTGACCCAGCGGCGGTTGATGCGCTTGTACTCGGCCAGCACCGTGCCGTTGGACGCCAGCAGCACCGACGGCACCTCGGACTTGGCCTTGCGCAGGTCGCCGATGCCGGGCGTGAAGGGAATCATCAGCAGCACGTACAGCAGCACCAGCGCCGGAAGCACGAAGGCGGCCCGGAGCGGATAGCGTTTGATGAGGCCGATGAGGCGGTGAAACTGCACAGTGGCAAACGCGGCGGCGCGCTGGAGGATAGGTAGCATGCGCAGAGTTTAAGGGGGCACGGCCTTGGCGCCGGTAGGACGGTATCGACGGGGGCGGGATGCGGCAAGCGCTGCTGTCGAGCTAGATTTTTAAGAGAAATTAGTCGTTTTCGCATGCTGCATATACACAAGCAGCTATATTTTTAATAGCAACCGTGTCGTTGCCGCGCCCAGCTGTCGCCGGGCGTTGAATCCCGTGTGCGGCGTTGGCCTACATCGCTGGCGCGGCACAGGCGTTAGGGTTCATCCATCGTCACGACACAACCCAGGAGATGGACATGACAACCCAACCCGGCGTGGAGCCCGACCGCATCGACATGAACGACCCGGCGGCACGCGCGCACTGGGCCAAAAAGCTCGACGCCACAGAGGCGCAGCTGCGCGAAGCGGTGGCGGCGGTGGGCGATGTGGCCGCCGACGTGGAAATGCACCTCAAGGGCAGCCACAGCACGACCAACGCGGATCGGATGGACGAGCTGGGCGACGCCTGAACCGCTATTCACAGCCCGCCGTCGCCGATAAAAGCGGACAGCTGCCGATGCGTGGGCAGGCCATCGGAATCGCCCGGAAACTGGACCACGCGCGCGCCGATGGCATTGCCACGGGCCACGGCATCGGC comes from Polaromonas naphthalenivorans CJ2 and encodes:
- a CDS encoding penicillin-binding protein 1A, producing MKTLLPRFKQFAAAVPGRLRRLTRRDIAWGVAAVPALLLVFTLIQIPFTPSISDLSKAKTDKASVVLSSDGKELAVFKRANRDWVKLPGISPKVIDALIATEDHRFYQHHGMDLKRTASAFLHTLTGDLQGGSTLTQQLARNLYPEEIGRSATLTRKIREAITALKIESVYTKNEILETYLNTVPFLYNAYGIEMAARTYFDKSAGKLDVLESATLVGMLKGTSYYNPVQNPERSVQRRNTVLSQMVKHGKLPEARLAALQKRPLKIDFERQTETLGPAPHFAQQLKRWLIEWADRNNYNIYADGLVVRTTIDSRLQDMANKAVARQADRLQQQASAEWGLRAGWKAKKGLVLAFVRAAPEFKAALEAGQTPEQALQQLQADANFMQKLHDDKTRLQAGFLALDPRNGQVRAWVGSRDFTQDQFDHVSQAHRQPGSTFKPFVYGAAFEDGARPTDTFVDQAVQIPLGNGAFWRPSDGGGPSGATMSLRQGLMYSKNTITAQVMQQVGPAHVATLAKSMGVRQSKLEEVPSLALGTSPVTLKEMVTAYGTIANDGGYIEPVLFTQIEDRSGKVLERFAPREPEPAMSVEVAQTLLDAMRGVIDKGTGTGIRYRFGIQADVAGKTGTTQDNTDGWFILMHPQLVAGAWVGFNDNRITMGNRWGQGAQSALPMVGEFFQQAFNNRVVDQQVRFGAPQASPRSWGAGAAGEAEPVPAEESGASNGEALPEGETPADSTPMPESGVAPQEGAPVAPVIRYITVPPPAPDTQRPEQDVQAGPRPFELLPPEGRPARRAELPAPAPEEVPEPSGRGY
- a CDS encoding YidB family protein → MANDFLGQILGSVLGNAQSGQQNPMGGGLGGGLGDLLGGMLGGNRGSAESTASSGGGLGGGSSGLGNKGSALMLLLLPLAMQWVQRNGGIGAVLERFQNKGYSQQAASWVSTGPNEALAPQAVNDVIGMDELSRLSQQLGVSQEEVSSGMAQILPEMVNQLTPQGGVPDDGDDLLNQGMSMLEQFMNAGKPR
- a CDS encoding DUF3482 domain-containing protein, with amino-acid sequence MSQAPKRITLDEAAARRMLLAQAIETSDTQGKLLSPVEREEIDRLALQFASRQSSANPVSDANVQAFLDERARQVLGVVENRNPALASLQDRRPWTRWLAVAAFLAAALFGAATDRIANPHRVDLLSLPLLAIVGWNLAIYCALIASYVLQRRKQQQPNQERPASFMRWANSWRGWQRRAGQLRATVTAVFTRQWYGATAALQTQRWRKVLHLAAAGWAFGIGLSLFARGLVVEYRVGWESTFLNADQVHAALRVLLMPAMALFPFEPFSVQDIASLQFSNGSGAMAGARWVYIYATLLAVVVIVPRLALALYARWRERVLSRRVVLSLSDAYYQRLLGMLNPTRVQFGLLALRDEDRHALLRAMQPRKQTFSPAESAPGEWQPLMRTSTGEALWIADIPPASQPQQPPLQPLNTSPSWAGRAFGRLMKPRPAEAARPVPSPQQAAHDDSDVMLIVVQGASDLEAVQPARSEAPKPTLLLVNPPATADTGPEVAVALCRAKARTLGLHAEVLGFEQFAHSWVQAPVLLDALARCMPSHKKTAFARLSEAWLQRNQALFAESMQVIATQLLDAAREVEEARSALPYVKRLISTTDRQADALARKAAMATVVERLQRSVRQSHARLLRLHGIDDAQGMLLEQPLKEKFDVQAPINAKEAGLAGAATGAASGASIDLVTGGLTLGAAAALGALIGGGAAYAGAAWKNRATPAGTTLVQLSDEMLQAMLAAALLRYLAIADLERSATVANAESGETAVLWESRVVAAVEARKDSLARFWAEARTQPGPGQTAQALGDELQKIMRVVLDGLFSASQSHGAL
- a CDS encoding MFS transporter, coding for MSTSASAISASCISPATRRSILLLSLGTFASMAAQRICDAMLPELSRVFAVSLAQAAQVVSVFAITYGASQLFYGPLGDRLGKFRVITFATLGCSVGSILAVFAGTLEALVFARLLMALGAAALIPLAMAWVGDSVPSDQLQEMLTRTGLGSTLGIVGGQLAGGLLTDALGWRWAFVFMTLLFGVVGALMHADLRRQQARPAKAVAHGQPVVRHGFARQALLIVTGPWSRVILLMALVEGAAGFGVLAIWASHLHRSLGLSLSMAGAIVALFGLGGMLYMAVGRHLIRRFGQQGLVLIGGAIVGVCALVLAYTPHWGPALPASLLAGFGFFMFHNTMQANATQMAPHARGTAVSLFSSFLFLGQSIGVVLAASLIDRIGTGAVVALGGGVMAVEGVFFAWVLRRRDGRV
- a CDS encoding penicillin-binding protein 1A — protein: MLPILQRAAAFATVQFHRLIGLIKRYPLRAAFVLPALVLLYVLLMIPFTPGIGDLRKAKSEVPSVLLASNGTVLAEYKRINRRWVTLDKISPHVVNALISTEDHRFYQHHGIDFRRTAGAMLSTLTGDLQGGSTITQQLARNMYPEEIGRSATISRKVKEAITALKIEAVYSKDEILETYLNTVPFLYNAFGIEMAAQTYFDKSADRLDVLESATLIGMLKGTSYYNPVLNPARAKERRNLVLAQMAKRGKLEPSRLDALSKRPLRLDFERQVEPLGAAPHVAQHLRKWLITWADSKGYNIHSDGLRVRTTLDANIQKLANQAVARQMAQLQKLADGQRKAGQERAALQVGFLAVDPRNGAVRAWVGSRDFAHEQFDHVSQARRQPGSTFKPFVYGAAFMQGLSPSFALVDQPVAISSGGGDVWTPTDATPPTGLPTTLRDGLVYSKNTITAQLMQQVGPAKVGQLAKAMGIRQSKLDLVPSLALGTSPVTLLEMVAAYGTIANGGRYMLPVLVAQVEDHQGNILEKFAAVTEPEPAMPRADSLTLVDVMRGVIDQGTGIAIRQRYGIQADVAGKTGTTQDNTDGWFIMMNPQLVAGARVGFNDNSVTMGNWGQGARSALPIVGEVFQGAFRNRWLDERAEFDIPRTRYEPAPPPPEEQQQRQQRRNDPLSNIVNGLFGRILRQLQ
- a CDS encoding DUF3606 domain-containing protein, whose product is MTTQPGVEPDRIDMNDPAARAHWAKKLDATEAQLREAVAAVGDVAADVEMHLKGSHSTTNADRMDELGDA